GAATTATTAGAAATAGTTGGTTTAGAAGAAAGAATGAAACATAAACCTAATCAATTATCAGGTGGAGAAAAGCAAAGAGTTGCAATAGCAAGAGCTATGATAAATAAACCTAGCTTGATTTTAGCAGATGAGCCTACTGGTAATCTTGATGAAGATACAGGAGAATTAATATTTTCTCTTTTTAGAAAGATAAATAAGGAACAAAATCAAAGTATAGTTGTAGTAACTCATGCCAGAGATTTATCACAAGTTACTGATAGACAGGTTTATTTAAAAAGAGGAGTATTAGGAGAAGAAAAATAAGAGTTTATAAAGTTGTAGCTAAAAAATAAGTGAAATTGCATTCTAAATTTTAGATAAAAAATCAAATAGAATGAGCCGAGCAAATCTCGCTGTGTTTGAAGCCAACTTGTTGGCAAGTTTAGCGAATTTGCAGCGAATTCTTGATTTTTTATCATTAAGAAATTTAGCTAGCAATGAACTATTTTTTACTACATTTATCTGTAATAACACTTATTTTTATGGATATATAAAGGAGGTCTTGTTTATGAAAAAAATAAAAAATATAGGACTATTATTATTTTTGATGTTATCAACTTTTAGTTTTTCTTATCAAGTTAATTACGATGATGCAGTTGACATAGTTTTAAGAAATTATCCTCAATCAAGAGTTACAAAAATAGAAGTAGCTAATTATAGAGGTAAAATTGTATATGAAGGAGAGGCTTTTGATAAAGGACAAAAAATAGAATTTATTATAGATGTAAATACTGGTGAAGTTTTTAAGATAGGACCAGATTATGATGATGGTTATAATCCTAATTACAATTTACCAATAACTTTTGAAGAAGCAAATAGGATAGCTTTGGATAATTCATACAATGGAACAGTAAAAAGTATTGAGTTAAAGAATATAAATAAGAGAGCTTATTACGTGGTTGAAGTTAGAGAAAATAAATCTGAAAAAGAAATAGACATTGATGCTAATAGTGGCAAAGTTTTAAGTATAAAGGAAAATATTTAATTCATTATACATTGGATTAAAAAATAATAAAAACTTAAAGAGGAACATTTGAAAACAGTTCAGGGAAATCTTCAAAATTTGGAATTGATGAAAGTATTTTATATGAATTTTTACAAAATAATTCATGCCAAAATATAAAAATTGTAGGCATCCATGTTCATCTTAAAAGTCAAGAGTTAAATGCAGAAGTATTAGCAAACTATTATAAAAATATGTTTTTATTGGCTGAACGAATACAAAAGGCACTCTTTTACAAGCTAGAGTATGTAAATATGGGATCAGGTATGGGAATGCAGTATTCTCAATTAGATACACCTTTGAATTTAGATAAGCTCAAAAATCTTATTAAAGAACAATTAAATATTTTTCAAAAACTCAATCCAAATATAAAAATTTTAATTGAAGTTGGAAGATATGTTGTGGGGAAAAGCGGATTTTATGTAACAAAAGTTCTTGATAAAAAAGTATCTTATGGAACAATATATTTAATTTTAAAAAATACTTTAAATGGATTTATTAGACCTTCATTTTCAAAGTTAGTTTCTAGGTATAGTATAGTAGATAATCCTTTATCAAGTGAGCCATTATTTACTTCAAAAGATGCCTTTGAAATATTAACATTAAAAGAAGA
The window above is part of the Fusobacterium simiae genome. Proteins encoded here:
- a CDS encoding PepSY domain-containing protein, with protein sequence MKKIKNIGLLLFLMLSTFSFSYQVNYDDAVDIVLRNYPQSRVTKIEVANYRGKIVYEGEAFDKGQKIEFIIDVNTGEVFKIGPDYDDGYNPNYNLPITFEEANRIALDNSYNGTVKSIELKNINKRAYYVVEVRENKSEKEIDIDANSGKVLSIKENI